In Glycine max cultivar Williams 82 chromosome 7, Glycine_max_v4.0, whole genome shotgun sequence, a single window of DNA contains:
- the LOC100801594 gene encoding two-component response regulator ARR2 isoform X1, whose product MLNFLSYSHSTIFPPDTFVVLYTLSEMDSDNFQSVDLRKYICPVPGIQVLVVDNNLTCLATVLKILQTLGYEVVTASLASEALAIIEKKKDELNLALLEVDLPDMKINSLTEKIREISDLQYFLMTANDNPLCNGSKRYFKKPVTIYDLSSLWMYLKWKIEDGSIVTEDVRSYVNNNQEFQPFLNARGQTLQIGKRKEQRHKIGGNQSESLLLKRKRLSWTGDSHTKFLGGVEFSGTSGEAPPNQRHQLRNVPGLAKQNVKNHLQQSLQQANPIHQHSNIHSSDLNLGSQYVSQTDNYNGKIHQLPNCHVKICNCMHLHSQRNPLYELSILSPSDQTSTGQNQLYPPGELFGAAHYTSGSGEFMNNGNGKSGETCAENTTDIKVFSEDTHVYCVDDLAVQSEMDFSTLLANDMCQRFHPFLPVPLPPSDGKEHGISGAEAGQIDEIFYPPNGTQQFSDEDLNIWLSMVKSLNCSMVLLEAVEG is encoded by the exons atgttaaatttcCTTTCCTACTCTCACTCAACAATTTTTCCCCCAGATACTTTCGTTGTGTTATATACTCTCTCTGAGATGGATTCTGACAATTTCCAGTCAGTTGATTTGAGGAAGTACATATGTCCAGTACCGGGTATCCAAGTTTTGGTGGTAGATAACAACTTGACATGCCTAGCAACTGTATTGAAAATTCTTCAAACCCTTGGATATGAAG TTGTGACTGCTTCATTAGCTTCTGAAGCATTAGCGATtattgagaagaagaaagatgaactTAACCTTGCACTTTTGGAGGTTGACTTACCAGACATGAAAATAAATTCCCTGacagagaaaataagagaaatctCTGACCTTCAGTATTTTC TTATGACTGCTAATGATAATCCATTGTGCAATGGATCTAAGAGGTATTTTAAAAAGCCAGTCACCATTTATGATCTAAGCAGCCTGTGGATGTATTTGAAGTGGAAAATAGAAGATGGAAGCATAGTTACTGAAGATGTAAGAAGCTATGTAAACAACAATCAAGAATTCCAACCATTCCTGAACGCCAGAGGGCAGACTCTCCAAATtgggaaaagaaaagaacaaagacaTAAGATAGGGGGAAATCAAAGTGAATCATTATTGCTGAAAAGGAAAAGGCTTAGCTGGACTGGTGACTCACATACGAAGTTCTTGGGAGGTGTTGAATTTTCAGGAACCAGTG GAGAAGCTCCTCCAAATCAAAGACACCAGCTTAGAAATGTGCCAGGACTTGCAAAACAGAATGTTAAAAACCATTTGCAG CAATCTCTGCAACAAGCTAATCCAATTCATCAGCACAGCAATATACATTCATCTGATTTGAATTTGGGATCGCAGTATGTTTCTCAGACTGACAATTATAACGGTAAAATACACCAATTGCCCAATTGTCACGTTAAGATCTGTaattgcatgcatctgcattcTCAACGCAACCCATTATATGAATTATCAATTTTAAGTCCAAGTGATCAGACATCAACTGGGCAAAATCAATTGTATCCACCGGGGGAACTGTTCGGTGCTGCACACTACACATCCGGGTCTGGTGAATTTATGAACAATGGTAATGGTAAGTCGGGGGAGACATGTGCTGAAAATACTACTGATATAAAAGTTTTCAGTGAGGACACACATGTATACTGTGTGGATGATCTTGCTGTGCAAAGTGAAATGGATTTTTCAACTCTGTTAGCCAATGACATGTGCCAACGATTTCACCCATTCcttcccgttcctcttccaccatCAGATGGAAAAGAACATGGCATTTCTGGGGCTGAAGCAGGACAGattgatgaaattttttatccTCCAAATGGAACTCAGCAGTTTAGTGATGAGGATTTAAATATCTGGTTATCAATGGTTAAATCCCTG AATTGCTCAATGGTGTTGCTTGAAGCTGTGGAAGGCTGA
- the LOC100801047 gene encoding protein-ribulosamine 3-kinase, chloroplastic isoform X3: MSMSMSKDPVREWILSEGKATEITKISPVGGVVSILLVASIPMLVYSLLKQIGVLDHPFFFLAQHIGPSMFEAEALGLGAMYETGTIRVPKPYKVGLLPTGGSFIIMEFIQFGASRGYQSDLGRKLAEMHKAGKSSKGFGFDVDNTIGRTETGEKHGAPVCQCGDRTMLTTWRPLEWKHQF, translated from the exons ATGAGCATGAGCATGAGCAAAGATCCGGTTCGTGAGTGGATTCTTTCTGAAGGGAAAGCTACGGAGATAACCAAAATTAGCCCTGTTGGTGGGGTTGTATCAATCTTGCTTGTCGCTTCGATACCAATGCTggtttattctttattaaaacaaatag GAGTATTGGaccatccatttttttttttggctcagCATATTGGACCATCCATGTTTGAAGCAGAGGCTCTTGGTTTAGGAGCTATGTATGAAACCGGGACTATCCGTGTACCTAAGCCCTATAAG GTTGGATTGCTACCTACTGGTGGTTCTTTCATCATTATGGAATTCATACAATTTGGTGCCTCCAGAGGCTATCAG TCTGATTTAGGGAGGAAGCTTGCTGAAATGCATAAAGCTGGAAAATCTAGTAAAGGGTTTGGTTTCGATGTTGATAACACCATTGGGAG GACAGAGACTGGTGAAAAGCATGGGGCCCCTGTTTGCCAATGTGGTGATAGAACCATGCTTACTACATGGAGACCTCTGGAGTGGAAACATCAGTTCTGA
- the LOC100801047 gene encoding protein-ribulosamine 3-kinase, chloroplastic isoform X2, which produces MTSAHVGAMSSSTCFSSLSRPLRPSFTKTKSSPKFSMSMSMSKDPVREWILSEGKATEITKISPVGGVVSILLVASIPMLVYSLLKQIGVLDHPFFFLAQHIGPSMFEAEALGLGAMYETGTIRVPKPYKVGLLPTGGSFIIMEFIQFGASRGYQSDLGRKLAEMHKAGKSSKGFGFDVDNTIGRTETGEKHGAPVCQCGDRTMLTTWRPLEWKHQF; this is translated from the exons ATGACGAGTGCACACGTGGGAGCCATGTCGTCTTCTACATGTTTCTCTTCACTTTCTCGACCTCTTCGACCTTCTTTCACCAAAACCAAATCATCACCAA AGTTCAGCATGAGCATGAGCATGAGCAAAGATCCGGTTCGTGAGTGGATTCTTTCTGAAGGGAAAGCTACGGAGATAACCAAAATTAGCCCTGTTGGTGGGGTTGTATCAATCTTGCTTGTCGCTTCGATACCAATGCTggtttattctttattaaaacaaatag GAGTATTGGaccatccatttttttttttggctcagCATATTGGACCATCCATGTTTGAAGCAGAGGCTCTTGGTTTAGGAGCTATGTATGAAACCGGGACTATCCGTGTACCTAAGCCCTATAAG GTTGGATTGCTACCTACTGGTGGTTCTTTCATCATTATGGAATTCATACAATTTGGTGCCTCCAGAGGCTATCAG TCTGATTTAGGGAGGAAGCTTGCTGAAATGCATAAAGCTGGAAAATCTAGTAAAGGGTTTGGTTTCGATGTTGATAACACCATTGGGAG GACAGAGACTGGTGAAAAGCATGGGGCCCCTGTTTGCCAATGTGGTGATAGAACCATGCTTACTACATGGAGACCTCTGGAGTGGAAACATCAGTTCTGA
- the LOC100801594 gene encoding uncharacterized protein isoform X2: MLNFLSYSHSTIFPPDTFVVLYTLSEMDSDNFQSVDLRKYICPVPGIQVLVVDNNLTCLATVLKILQTLGYEVMTANDNPLCNGSKRYFKKPVTIYDLSSLWMYLKWKIEDGSIVTEDVRSYVNNNQEFQPFLNARGQTLQIGKRKEQRHKIGGNQSESLLLKRKRLSWTGDSHTKFLGGVEFSGTSGEAPPNQRHQLRNVPGLAKQNVKNHLQQSLQQANPIHQHSNIHSSDLNLGSQYVSQTDNYNGKIHQLPNCHVKICNCMHLHSQRNPLYELSILSPSDQTSTGQNQLYPPGELFGAAHYTSGSGEFMNNGNGKSGETCAENTTDIKVFSEDTHVYCVDDLAVQSEMDFSTLLANDMCQRFHPFLPVPLPPSDGKEHGISGAEAGQIDEIFYPPNGTQQFSDEDLNIWLSMVKSLNCSMVLLEAVEG; the protein is encoded by the exons atgttaaatttcCTTTCCTACTCTCACTCAACAATTTTTCCCCCAGATACTTTCGTTGTGTTATATACTCTCTCTGAGATGGATTCTGACAATTTCCAGTCAGTTGATTTGAGGAAGTACATATGTCCAGTACCGGGTATCCAAGTTTTGGTGGTAGATAACAACTTGACATGCCTAGCAACTGTATTGAAAATTCTTCAAACCCTTGGATATGAAG TTATGACTGCTAATGATAATCCATTGTGCAATGGATCTAAGAGGTATTTTAAAAAGCCAGTCACCATTTATGATCTAAGCAGCCTGTGGATGTATTTGAAGTGGAAAATAGAAGATGGAAGCATAGTTACTGAAGATGTAAGAAGCTATGTAAACAACAATCAAGAATTCCAACCATTCCTGAACGCCAGAGGGCAGACTCTCCAAATtgggaaaagaaaagaacaaagacaTAAGATAGGGGGAAATCAAAGTGAATCATTATTGCTGAAAAGGAAAAGGCTTAGCTGGACTGGTGACTCACATACGAAGTTCTTGGGAGGTGTTGAATTTTCAGGAACCAGTG GAGAAGCTCCTCCAAATCAAAGACACCAGCTTAGAAATGTGCCAGGACTTGCAAAACAGAATGTTAAAAACCATTTGCAG CAATCTCTGCAACAAGCTAATCCAATTCATCAGCACAGCAATATACATTCATCTGATTTGAATTTGGGATCGCAGTATGTTTCTCAGACTGACAATTATAACGGTAAAATACACCAATTGCCCAATTGTCACGTTAAGATCTGTaattgcatgcatctgcattcTCAACGCAACCCATTATATGAATTATCAATTTTAAGTCCAAGTGATCAGACATCAACTGGGCAAAATCAATTGTATCCACCGGGGGAACTGTTCGGTGCTGCACACTACACATCCGGGTCTGGTGAATTTATGAACAATGGTAATGGTAAGTCGGGGGAGACATGTGCTGAAAATACTACTGATATAAAAGTTTTCAGTGAGGACACACATGTATACTGTGTGGATGATCTTGCTGTGCAAAGTGAAATGGATTTTTCAACTCTGTTAGCCAATGACATGTGCCAACGATTTCACCCATTCcttcccgttcctcttccaccatCAGATGGAAAAGAACATGGCATTTCTGGGGCTGAAGCAGGACAGattgatgaaattttttatccTCCAAATGGAACTCAGCAGTTTAGTGATGAGGATTTAAATATCTGGTTATCAATGGTTAAATCCCTG AATTGCTCAATGGTGTTGCTTGAAGCTGTGGAAGGCTGA
- the LOC100801047 gene encoding protein-ribulosamine 3-kinase, chloroplastic isoform X1, giving the protein MHKQPCVIGCSVTVGKGKEKRKEVDDECTRGSHVVFYMFLFTFSTSSTFFHQNQIITNSLLEFSMSMSMSKDPVREWILSEGKATEITKISPVGGVVSILLVASIPMLVYSLLKQIGVLDHPFFFLAQHIGPSMFEAEALGLGAMYETGTIRVPKPYKVGLLPTGGSFIIMEFIQFGASRGYQSDLGRKLAEMHKAGKSSKGFGFDVDNTIGRTETGEKHGAPVCQCGDRTMLTTWRPLEWKHQF; this is encoded by the exons atgcataagCAGCCGTGTGTGATTGGTTGTAGTGTTACTGTTGGTAAAGGGAAGGAGAAGAGGAAGGAAGTGGATGACGAGTGCACACGTGGGAGCCATGTCGTCTTCTACATGTTTCTCTTCACTTTCTCGACCTCTTCGACCTTCTTTCACCAAAACCAAATCATCACCAA TTCTTTATTAGAGTTCAGCATGAGCATGAGCATGAGCAAAGATCCGGTTCGTGAGTGGATTCTTTCTGAAGGGAAAGCTACGGAGATAACCAAAATTAGCCCTGTTGGTGGGGTTGTATCAATCTTGCTTGTCGCTTCGATACCAATGCTggtttattctttattaaaacaaatag GAGTATTGGaccatccatttttttttttggctcagCATATTGGACCATCCATGTTTGAAGCAGAGGCTCTTGGTTTAGGAGCTATGTATGAAACCGGGACTATCCGTGTACCTAAGCCCTATAAG GTTGGATTGCTACCTACTGGTGGTTCTTTCATCATTATGGAATTCATACAATTTGGTGCCTCCAGAGGCTATCAG TCTGATTTAGGGAGGAAGCTTGCTGAAATGCATAAAGCTGGAAAATCTAGTAAAGGGTTTGGTTTCGATGTTGATAACACCATTGGGAG GACAGAGACTGGTGAAAAGCATGGGGCCCCTGTTTGCCAATGTGGTGATAGAACCATGCTTACTACATGGAGACCTCTGGAGTGGAAACATCAGTTCTGA